DNA from Osmerus mordax isolate fOsmMor3 chromosome 2, fOsmMor3.pri, whole genome shotgun sequence:
CCTTGCAGCATTGCAGAGATGTCGGACAAGCAAAACCATGCACTGCTTCCGTAACCTACATAATAGGGTTACAGTTAAAGACTGCATCACACTGAATCCAAACTCAAAACTTTATTGATGAGCCATTAACAAAAAACGTTGAGGAACCAGAAATCTTAGAGCAAAGTGCTCATCGCTGACAGGTTCACCTCGAGAGTTTGAGCGGCAAAGAGGTGTggagaaaaaacacaaacatgacgCCATGGAAACCATTAGAAACCATTAGAAGCGTTCAAGCGTCCAAGTTCATTttgtgaaacaaaacaaaaaaaactttggCTTCACCTTAATTCTAACACATCCataaaaattatttttgttTACAATAAATTTGCATTCTCTCTATTCCGTTAATAAACAGTTTGTATATGTTTTCCCCTGCCAACATGAAAATACTGCTGTGTACTTTAGTAAGACAACCAGAAAACTGTGGAGTGGCACTGTGAAACATGTAGACAGCCTTTTCACATTACACAATATGAAAGAATAGAGGGAGGAGCGACAGAGCctgtaggagacagagaaatagagagataaataagatagagagagacagagggacaacgTAAGAGAaatagatggagaaagagagaggggtgtaggaaagagagccagggagagagagagagtaagggaaaaagacgggaggggagggagagaggggagggagggagagagaaagggaagggagagaggagggagacaggaagagaaaggggagggagagagaggaaggggggagaggaaggggggagaggaaggggcgagagcaggagggagggagaagaggagggaggaagagagaaaggggagggagagaggcggaaggagggagagagagaaagggggttgCTCCTGGGATCTCTGTAAATGTCAGGCCACCCTCTTTAGGGGGAGTCACCCGCCCCGTCCCAGGTCACAGCGTCCTGGGGGTTGCCGCGGTAACATCAAACGTGGTTCTTTGCTTCCTGCTGCTGGGACAGCCCAGTAAGAAAAGAACCTgtaggctctgtgtgtgtgtaggtgtgtaactgtgtgtgtgtgtgggatggtaCATATAATGAATAATGCACCGAGGAACGTGACCTGAGAACAGAGAGGCCTCAGTGTGAGGACAGATGAAACAGCCGGTCCAAGGCAGCGTGGGCTGGCTGACAGTGTGAGAGAATATAATACTATAAAACTGACAAGACACTGACTGGCACGAGTGGAAATACAGCCAGGACACAGAAGTCTCTGGAACAAACAGAGAGCATCCTGCAGACACCTGTGAGGGAATACAGTGGTGAGATGGAGGTGGTACTAACTGTCTTCTAAACACTCTGGCATTTAGATGTGGCATGTCCCTTTTGTAGTTCTAGTGGGATGATGGACTACAGGCAGACTGACTTCCTGTTATCCTCTTGAAGATCCTAGGTGAATTGTGGGACAAGTGAAATGATCAAACATaaaccgtatgtgtgtgtgtatatatatatgtgtgtgttcagaaatACATgtcctctgtatgtgtgttcagaAGTACATGTCCTGGAAGAGGTTCTGTCCTATCTCGATGTAGGCCTCCTTCTCGTGAGCGCTCATCAGTTCCACCAGCTCAGGTTTCTGGCTCACCTCCCTGTAGGAGTACGCCTTCCCAGCCACCATCACCATGTGGTCCTCCCCTACCTCCtcaaactcctcctcctcctcctcatcctccgcaCGCCGCTGCTGGGAGGAGCCGGCCGCCGTCACGGGGGGCGGGGCCATGGGCGAGTCCTCGTCCGATTCGCTGGTGTCGCTGTCCGAGTCGCTGGCGTTGCCGGCGGAGGCGAGAGCCTTGGCCGCCGCCTTGGCCCCGCCCCCGGCCGGCCCCGCCCCGCTCCTCTTCTCGTGGATGAGGAGCGCCCGCATGACCTCCTCGTTCTCGTCTGATTGGGCGGCAGCTCCGGCCACGCCCTCCTGGACCCCGGTCCTGTCGTCTGCGTCTAGGAGAGAGAATCACACATCAGTCTGACcttcctctcaacacacacacacacctgacagacaggAGGCCACAAGGCGATGTCAATCATACACTAGGCTAGCTTAGACTAACGAGGACACCCCACCTCGCCCTCCTGCTAACCATGCTGCTGATTGCTCCCATCCAGCAATTACAGCCctgcaggggggcggggctacAGCCCTGGGGTCTCCCTGCCCTTGGAGCCAGGCAACACGGTCGCTGGAAATGCCGGGGTTGGGGTaggggtgtatgtttgtgtgtatatatgtatttttatacatttatttaggcaaaacaggaagaaaaagagaaataccatattctccttcacccccctttacctccctgtcccccccccccccctctctcctccctcctcacctttcTTGGCTGCGTCAGGCTCAGTGTACGTGCCCCCCTGCACGGTGCTCTGGGTGAGCCAGACGGGCCTGTCCCGGGTGGCCTTGGCCTCGCTGGCCCTCTtccgctgctcctcctcctgctgctcctccatgCTGATCTCCACGTTCTGGGTGTACATGTCGGCATAGGACGAGCCCCGGCTGGTCCACGCCTCGCGGTGAGGCCCGCCAGCCGCGCCCGCCGCCGCACGGTCACGGCTGCCAGGGAAACGAGGACGTCAGAAACACCACTTGACACTGGAGTAAGGGCTTGGAACACtaactgtatctgtgtgtgcgtgtctctgtgtgtgtgtgtgtgtgtgtgtgtgtgtgtgtgagtgtctctctctgtatgtgtgtgtgtgtgagtgtgtgtgagtgtctatctctgtatgtgtgtatgagtgtgtgtgtgggtgtgagtgtgtgtgtgtgagtctatgtctctctctgtatgtgtgtgtgtgtgtgtctatctctctctctgtgtctgtgtgtgtgtctctatctctgtatgtgtgtgtgtgtgtgtgtgggtgtgtgtgt
Protein-coding regions in this window:
- the gtf2e1 gene encoding general transcription factor IIE subunit 1; its protein translation is MSEPELLTEVPAALKRLAKQVVRGFYGVEHALALDVLIRNPCVREEDMLELLKFDRKQLRSVLNTLKGDKFVKCRMRVETAADGKTTRHNYYFINYRLLVNVVKYKLDHMRRRIETDERDSTNRASFLCPCCYSTFTDLEANQLFDPMTGTFRCTFCQTEVEEDQSAVPKKDARTLVARFNEQIEPIYVLLRQTEDVNLSHDLLEPEPSEIPALKQSRDRAAAGAAGGPHREAWTSRGSSYADMYTQNVEISMEEQQEEEQRKRASEAKATRDRPVWLTQSTVQGGTYTEPDAAKKDADDRTGVQEGVAGAAAQSDENEEVMRALLIHEKRSGAGPAGGGAKAAAKALASAGNASDSDSDTSESDEDSPMAPPPVTAAGSSQQRRAEDEEEEEEFEEVGEDHMVMVAGKAYSYREVSQKPELVELMSAHEKEAYIEIGQNLFQDMYF